One Fusobacterium nucleatum genomic window carries:
- a CDS encoding type I restriction enzyme HsdR N-terminal domain-containing protein — protein sequence MDLKDNIEELSKKIEKYKDRVTNEEMTKTVFVLPFFDMLGYDTRNPFEFHAEFTADIADAKGEKVDYAILIDDVLRILVECKDCNNTLENCDKQLTRYFNVTPAKIGVLTNGIVYKFYTDLEKPNMMDEKPFLEINLLKIKDYQINELKKFARNTFDLDNILNSAEELKYSNAIKKLLKSEFDNPTENFISYILNEIYDGVKTQKVKDRFTNTIKKSINEFLNDIVRTKLEGALEVNKAVEKQIEAPQEMIEEITEVETGPITTDEELQGFSVVKALLYGTIELDRITYRDTLNYFSITVDDKVTKWICRLYFNGSTKFIRFPEIDEEGNKTDRGPKIPINSINDLYNFKDKLIESIKMYD from the coding sequence ATGGATTTAAAAGACAATATTGAAGAATTATCTAAGAAAATTGAAAAGTACAAAGACAGAGTAACTAATGAAGAAATGACTAAAACTGTCTTCGTTTTACCTTTCTTCGATATGCTTGGTTATGATACTAGAAATCCTTTTGAATTTCATGCAGAATTTACAGCAGATATTGCAGATGCAAAAGGTGAAAAAGTTGATTATGCAATTTTAATTGATGATGTTCTAAGAATATTAGTAGAATGTAAAGATTGCAATAATACACTTGAAAATTGTGATAAACAATTAACTCGTTATTTTAATGTTACGCCAGCTAAAATTGGAGTTTTAACAAATGGTATTGTTTACAAATTTTATACTGACTTAGAAAAGCCTAATATGATGGATGAAAAACCATTTTTAGAAATAAATCTTTTAAAAATTAAAGATTATCAAATAAATGAATTAAAGAAATTTGCTAGAAATACATTTGATTTAGATAACATTTTAAATAGTGCTGAAGAACTAAAATATTCAAATGCTATTAAAAAGCTTTTAAAATCTGAGTTTGATAATCCAACTGAAAACTTTATATCTTATATTTTAAATGAAATATATGATGGTGTTAAAACACAAAAAGTAAAAGATAGATTTACTAATACAATTAAAAAATCTATAAATGAATTTTTAAATGATATTGTTAGAACAAAATTAGAGGGAGCTTTGGAAGTAAATAAAGCTGTTGAAAAGCAAATAGAAGCTCCTCAAGAAATGATTGAAGAAATAACAGAAGTTGAAACCGGTCCTATAACTACTGATGAAGAATTACAAGGTTTTTCAGTAGTAAAAGCATTATTATATGGAACAATAGAACTTGATAGAATAACATATAGAGATACTTTAAATTATTTTTCTATAACTGTTGATGATAAGGTTACAAAATGGATTTGTAGATTATATTTCAATGGCTCTACTAAATTTATTAGATTTCCTGAAATTGATGAAGAAGGAAATAAAACTGATAGAGGTCCTAAAATTCCAATAAATTCTATAAATGATTTATATAATTTTAAGGATAAATTAATTGAATCTATAAAGATGTATGACTAA
- a CDS encoding LexA family transcriptional regulator — MADIKDRILSLRVEKELTQEKMAKIFNVGLSTVSMWERGERIPRPKILQEICDYFNVDMDYLMGRSDIKNKYQAGLKYEWEKESKKEDSNIDMNTVNTDYIMIPLYESISAGYGASNSEFIEMIPVFGLKKNGTTYFAVKVEGDNMEPKIPNSSTIIIKKDIAIENGEIGAFCLNEENFVKQKKVVKDRLILHSFNLAYDDKVVNEFDDFIEYGKVVKIMIDL, encoded by the coding sequence ATGGCTGATATTAAAGATAGAATTCTTAGTTTAAGAGTTGAAAAAGAACTAACACAAGAAAAGATGGCTAAAATATTTAATGTAGGACTTAGCACTGTCAGCATGTGGGAAAGAGGGGAAAGAATTCCTAGACCAAAAATATTGCAAGAAATATGTGATTATTTTAATGTTGATATGGACTACTTAATGGGAAGAAGCGACATAAAAAATAAGTATCAAGCTGGTTTAAAATATGAATGGGAAAAAGAAAGCAAGAAAGAAGATTCTAATATAGATATGAATACTGTAAATACTGACTATATAATGATACCTTTATATGAGAGTATTTCAGCAGGATATGGAGCTAGTAATTCTGAGTTTATAGAAATGATTCCAGTTTTTGGTTTAAAGAAAAACGGAACAACATATTTTGCTGTAAAAGTTGAAGGTGATAATATGGAGCCAAAGATTCCAAATAGCTCTACTATCATAATTAAAAAAGATATAGCTATAGAAAATGGAGAAATAGGAGCATTTTGTCTTAATGAAGAAAATTTTGTTAAACAAAAAAAAGTAGTAAAAGACCGATTAATTTTGCATTCATTTAATTTAGCTTATGATGATAAGGTTGTGAACGAATTTGATGATTTTATAGAATATGGTAAAGTTGTTAAAATTATGATTGATTTATAA
- a CDS encoding helix-turn-helix domain-containing protein, protein MTIGEKLKKLRGKKTQSELSRELGILPSAYSNYENDYRVPNDEVKKKIVDEIFF, encoded by the coding sequence ATGACAATTGGAGAAAAATTAAAAAAGTTAAGAGGAAAAAAAACTCAATCAGAGTTATCGAGAGAACTTGGAATTTTACCAAGTGCATACTCTAATTATGAAAATGATTATAGAGTACCAAATGATGAGGTAAAGAAAAAAATAGTAGACGAAATATTTTTTTAA
- a CDS encoding Fic family protein has translation MKKIFYPQMLPLNLDDSSLLRLYKKVISARSKITEFSVLLDRNIISDDLMWLFSLNESVQSTRIEGTQTTFDEVMEADITQKFNLDTLEVKNYIDALTKGEMLLRTIPISTRMILELHREILKDGRGKNRSPGEYRKIQNWIGSTSRIEDASYIPPSPDKLGEYMSNLEKYINDDFKDDMDPLIKIAVIHAQFESIHPFLDGNGRVGRILIMLYLLDKKVITKPTFFVSEELEKNKFKYYSMLNNLRTEEPKWEDWISFFLESVIRQAEKNITKLRKVEELYNEVCNYAEKNNIKIDYVRAIFKRPVFMIKTLEKDLNVSYSSVKTNIKKLMGNGKIFTNENRRNTLYFFTDLLDILRD, from the coding sequence ATGAAAAAGATATTTTATCCACAAATGTTACCTTTAAATTTAGATGACAGCTCTCTTTTAAGATTATATAAAAAAGTTATTTCAGCTAGAAGTAAAATAACGGAATTTTCAGTTTTATTAGATAGAAATATAATTTCTGATGATTTAATGTGGCTTTTTTCTTTAAATGAATCTGTTCAATCAACTAGAATAGAAGGAACTCAAACAACATTTGATGAAGTTATGGAAGCTGATATTACTCAAAAATTTAATTTAGATACATTAGAGGTTAAAAATTATATAGATGCTTTGACTAAAGGAGAAATGTTATTAAGAACAATTCCAATATCTACAAGAATGATACTAGAATTACACAGAGAAATTTTGAAAGATGGAAGAGGTAAGAATCGTTCTCCTGGAGAGTATAGAAAAATTCAAAATTGGATAGGTTCAACTTCTAGAATAGAAGATGCTAGTTATATTCCACCATCTCCCGATAAGTTAGGTGAATATATGTCAAATTTAGAAAAATATATTAATGATGATTTTAAAGATGACATGGATCCTTTAATAAAAATAGCTGTGATTCATGCTCAGTTTGAGAGTATACATCCTTTTTTAGATGGAAATGGTAGAGTTGGAAGAATTTTAATAATGTTATATTTATTGGATAAAAAAGTTATTACTAAACCAACTTTTTTTGTAAGTGAAGAGTTAGAAAAAAATAAATTTAAATATTACTCAATGTTAAATAATTTAAGAACAGAAGAACCTAAGTGGGAAGATTGGATAAGCTTCTTTTTAGAATCTGTTATAAGACAAGCAGAAAAAAATATAACTAAGCTAAGAAAAGTTGAAGAACTTTACAATGAAGTTTGTAACTATGCAGAGAAAAATAATATTAAAATTGATTATGTGAGAGCTATATTTAAACGTCCTGTATTTATGATAAAAACATTAGAGAAGGATTTAAATGTAAGTTATAGTTCTGTTAAAACTAATATAAAAAAATTAATGGGAAATGGAAAAATTTTTACTAATGAAAATAGAAGAAATACATTGTATTTTTTTACAGATCTATTGGATATATTAAGAGATTAA